In the genome of Schistocerca piceifrons isolate TAMUIC-IGC-003096 chromosome X, iqSchPice1.1, whole genome shotgun sequence, one region contains:
- the LOC124722687 gene encoding uncharacterized protein LOC124722687 — translation MPTLDVTTATAAAVFISTRIAHFGCPQHVTTNHGHQFTPVLFHLLTEFCGADLHLTSSYHPVANGMVERLHHTLKAAHLCHNNNWTTAMPLVLLGLSVSHMANVEMSTTDHVYGQPLAMLDNFLEHSHLPAATRLSTPLDSYLAMLLLLFLHSPTLTTIPCTCPSTHAALDTTSTQLNPSPNTPPAASLLIACTHYCINSGSCLILCHDGLAMW, via the exons ATGCCAACATTGGATGTCACTACTGCTACAGCAGCAGCTGTCTTCATCTCCACACGAATTGCCCATTTTGGCTGCCCACAGCATGTCACTACGAACCATGGACACCAATTTACACCTGTCCTTTTTCATCTGCTGACAGAATTCTGTGGAGCTGACCTGCACCTGACATCAAGCTACCACCCAGTTGCCAACGGCATGGTGGAACGGCTCCACCATACCTTGAAGGCTGCCCACCTGTGTCACAACAACAACTGGACCACTGCCATGCCTCTGGTACTCCTTGGCCTCAGTGTCTCTCACATGGCCAACGTTGAGATGTCTACCACTGACCATGTTTATGGTCAACCACTCGCAATGCTGGATAACTTCCTGGAGCATTCCCACCTGCCTGCAG CCACCAGGCTGTCAACTCCTCTTGACAGCTACCTGGCAATGCTGCTGCTCCTTTTCCTCCACAGCCCCACTCTAACAACTATTCCTTGCACCTGCCCCTCTACACATGCTGCACTGGACACGACTTCAACTCAGCTCAACCCATCACCCAACACTCCACCTGCTGCCAGCTTACTCATTGCTTGCACCCACTACTG